Proteins encoded by one window of Lemur catta isolate mLemCat1 chromosome 12, mLemCat1.pri, whole genome shotgun sequence:
- the LOC123648191 gene encoding uncharacterized protein LOC123648191, giving the protein MSDASSWGQRAGRRVRVSWTQGLGEKGGEEGRWDPGAGAGASGSASCSLVRQLPLPNSSRAQSFSEAAAPRRGGSAQVCPRSRARGGAALAPSAGLHVPRSQPPPSASVGSRPEPEWRSARAALASGAWRRDSLAPRPQPRTSSLPTHPALDPQPETSLTLLENSELLLNALILKAVETQKPERIFARARVSAPQQARAARTGLRFCPARFFRECCWVSECLACHATSKMNPPGRKVWGGAGGVTHWKETLSLQPRRRAWCRETWERGSQEQLVLVGLKPGEGARGRLQWSLHSAKRSADPLSGCVPGGLPPSPCWLPKASIQSYIWWHDCSWTLARLLDFRCPGLP; this is encoded by the exons ATGTCTGATGCCTcgagctgggggcagagggcagggaggagggtgcgCGTGAGCTGGACTCAGGGCCTGGGCGAGAAGGGCGGGGAGGAGGGCCGCTGGGACCCTGGAGCGGGCGCCGGAGCCAGTGGCTCTGCCAGCTGCAGCCTGGTTCGGCAGCTCCCTCTTCCCAACTCCTCCAGGGCACAAAGTTTCTCCGAAGCCGCGGCGCCACGCAGAGGGGGCTCTGCCCAAGTCTGCCCGCGCTCCCGCGCTCGCGGCGGGGCTGCTCTCGCTCCCTCCGCCGGCCTCCACGTCCCTCGCTCGCAG CCCCCGCCCTCGGCCAGCGTCGGGAGCCGACCCGAGCCTGAGTGGCGCAGCGCCCGAGCCGCGTTGGCCTCAGGCGCCTGGAGGCGGGACAGTctcgccccccgcccccagcctagGACCTCCAGCCTCCCTACGCACCCTGCCCTAGACCCTCAGCCCGAGACGAGCCTCACCTTACTGGAAAACTCGGAGCTGCTG CTCAATGCCCTGATCCTGAAAGCAGTGGAAACACAGAAACCGGAACGCATCTTCGCACGCGCTCGAGTGTCCGCGCCACAGCAAGCGCGCGCCGCCAGGACCGGTTTGCGCTTTTGCCCAGCTCGGTTTTTCCGGGAGTGCTGCTGGGTGTCTGAGTGCCTCGCCTGCCACGCAACCTCTAAGATGAATCCTCCGGGGAGAAAAGtttggggtggggcggggggcgTTACGCACTGGAAAGAGACCCTCAGTCTGCAGCCAAGGAGGCGGGCTTGGTGCAGGGAGACTTGGGAACGAGGGTCTCAAGAGCAGCTGGTTCTGGTGGGACTCAAGCCTGGTGAAGGGGCTAGGGGGCGGCTGCAATGGAGTCTCCACAGTGCCAAGCGCTCAGCCGACCCTCTCTCGGGTTGTGTTCCTGGAgggctccctccctctccttgttGGCTTCCCAAGGCAAGTATCCAGAGCTACATCTGGTGGCACGACTGCTCCTGGACACTGGCGAGGCTGCTTGACTTCCGCTGCCCGGGGCTGCCCTAG